A window of the Polaribacter sp. HaHaR_3_91 genome harbors these coding sequences:
- a CDS encoding T9SS type A sorting domain-containing protein: MKKKLLYLFIAISSIGFSQTLENTYTTSGYTDSDEIFSSFNSNGEIKYYTTNWSNNEIKIFNSSHILEKTVNITLENGYEMREIYLPSDKLFNSDSKIEFIVSSVRYSPYQENLTVYNEDGDNIFNFENFITFNLVKTPQNEYKLIMYKDLAGSGESPITFSVYGLSGTLSVNQQNLLKKQKMISFPNPSSNKINVKNPLKNNENEKIQVFDINGRKVLEKKIIGNGENIQLDISELSKGIYNYRIREFGNKFVKE, from the coding sequence ATGAAAAAGAAATTACTTTACTTATTTATTGCAATTAGTTCAATCGGTTTTAGCCAAACATTAGAAAACACTTATACAACGAGTGGATATACAGATAGTGATGAAATATTTTCATCTTTTAATAGTAATGGAGAAATAAAGTATTACACTACTAATTGGTCTAATAATGAAATTAAAATATTTAATTCATCTCACATTCTGGAAAAAACCGTAAATATTACACTTGAAAATGGTTATGAAATGAGGGAAATATATTTACCTTCTGATAAATTATTCAATTCGGACTCAAAAATTGAGTTTATTGTTTCCTCTGTAAGATATTCACCTTATCAAGAAAACCTTACTGTTTATAACGAAGATGGAGATAACATTTTTAACTTTGAGAATTTTATCACATTTAATCTTGTTAAAACTCCACAAAATGAATACAAACTAATAATGTATAAGGATTTAGCTGGTTCAGGTGAAAGCCCAATAACGTTTAGTGTTTATGGTTTATCTGGAACTTTATCAGTAAATCAACAAAATTTATTGAAAAAACAAAAAATGATAAGTTTTCCTAACCCTTCATCGAACAAAATAAACGTTAAAAACCCTTTGAAAAATAACGAAAATGAGAAAATTCAAGTTTTCGACATAAATGGTAGAAAAGTTCTTGAAAAAAAGATAATTGGAAATGGAGAAAATATTCAATTAGATATTTCTGAGTTGAGTAAAGGAATTTATAATTATCGAATTCGTGAATTTGGAAACAAATTTGTGAAAGAATAA
- a CDS encoding peptidylprolyl isomerase: protein MNNGIYAKFTTPKGEILVQLEHEKAPGTVGNFVALTEGNLENAVKEQGTPYYDGLKFHRVIPEFMVQGGCPQGTGTGNPGYKFDDEFHPDLKHDAPGKLAMANSGPATNGSQFYITHVPTPWLDGKHTVFGSVIEGQDVVDAIAQGDEITTVEIIKVGAEAEAFNAVEAFRTFEGSREKREAEEKAKQKALLDTVAAGYDETASGLRYQILQKGTGKKATKGAGVSVHYKGQLLDGTVFDSSYKRKEPIDFNVGVGQVISGWDEGIQLLQVGDKARFVIPSNLAYGSAGAGGVIPPDATLIFDVELMAVK, encoded by the coding sequence ATGAATAACGGAATTTATGCAAAATTCACCACTCCAAAAGGTGAGATTTTAGTACAATTAGAACACGAAAAAGCTCCTGGAACTGTTGGTAATTTTGTTGCTTTAACAGAAGGAAATTTAGAAAATGCTGTAAAAGAGCAAGGAACTCCTTATTATGATGGATTAAAATTCCACAGAGTAATTCCAGAATTTATGGTACAAGGTGGTTGTCCACAAGGAACAGGAACTGGTAACCCAGGTTATAAATTTGATGATGAATTTCACCCAGATTTAAAACATGATGCTCCAGGAAAATTAGCAATGGCTAACTCTGGTCCTGCAACAAACGGAAGTCAGTTTTACATAACCCACGTACCTACTCCATGGTTAGACGGTAAGCATACTGTTTTTGGTTCTGTAATAGAAGGGCAAGATGTTGTTGATGCAATTGCTCAAGGAGATGAAATAACAACTGTAGAAATTATTAAAGTTGGTGCAGAAGCAGAAGCTTTTAATGCGGTAGAAGCTTTTAGAACTTTTGAAGGATCTAGAGAAAAGCGTGAAGCAGAAGAAAAAGCTAAACAAAAAGCATTGTTAGATACGGTTGCTGCTGGTTATGATGAAACTGCAAGTGGTTTACGTTACCAGATTTTACAAAAAGGAACAGGAAAAAAAGCTACTAAAGGAGCTGGAGTATCTGTACACTACAAAGGTCAATTATTAGATGGTACTGTATTCGATTCTTCTTACAAGAGAAAAGAACCAATCGATTTTAATGTTGGTGTAGGTCAGGTTATTTCTGGTTGGGATGAAGGAATTCAATTATTACAAGTAGGAGACAAAGCTCGTTTTGTAATTCCTTCTAATTTAGCATATGGTTCTGCTGGTGCAGGAGGAGTTATTCCACCAGATGCAACACTTATTTTTGATGTAGAATTAATGGCTGTAAAATAA